In Fusobacterium periodonticum ATCC 33693, the following are encoded in one genomic region:
- a CDS encoding type II toxin-antitoxin system HicB family antitoxin, whose protein sequence is MNLTYPAIISHEDDVFYIGFPDIEENIEDCFYVTYGDSFNDAIEMGKEYLILKLEDYENNKKNFPKASSISDLKKKLKNNQEIVYITLNYEYEKSLIKLAYVKKTLTIPSYLDILAKNKNINFSQVLQNALKKELGIEK, encoded by the coding sequence ATGAATTTAACTTACCCAGCAATTATAAGTCATGAAGATGATGTGTTCTATATAGGTTTTCCAGATATTGAAGAAAATATAGAAGATTGTTTTTATGTAACTTATGGAGATAGTTTCAATGATGCAATAGAAATGGGGAAAGAATATTTAATTTTAAAACTTGAAGATTATGAAAATAATAAAAAGAATTTTCCAAAAGCTAGTTCAATATCTGACTTAAAAAAGAAATTGAAAAATAATCAAGAGATTGTATATATCACTTTAAATTATGAATATGAGAAATCTTTAATAAAGTTAGCTTATGTAAAAAAGACTTTAACTATCCCTAGTTATTTAGATATCTTAGCTAAGAATAAAAATATTAATTTCTCACAAGTTTTACAAAATGCTTTAAAAAAAGAATTAGGAATTGAAAAATAA
- a CDS encoding DUF4145 domain-containing protein, which translates to MGFNFTCPYCQTKTTINQDRLVEQKIKYTEKKEDKMLKFSLITCPNELCERTTILMESYFVKFIYGSWQKVGETIKIKRIEPEFSYIHYPDYIPEQIRQDYEEACKIVSLSPKASATLSRRCLQGMIRDFHNITRKNLVDEINAIQNDLGIDIFNALHNLRSIGNIGAHPESDINLIVEIDEGEAQKLIKFIELLMDKWYIKREEERKMLEEINQIAIDKQNEKKGIQN; encoded by the coding sequence ATGGGGTTTAATTTTACTTGTCCATATTGTCAAACAAAGACAACAATTAATCAAGACAGATTAGTAGAACAAAAAATCAAATATACTGAGAAAAAAGAAGATAAAATGTTAAAATTTTCACTAATAACTTGCCCAAATGAACTTTGTGAAAGGACAACAATACTTATGGAGAGTTATTTTGTAAAATTCATTTATGGTAGCTGGCAAAAAGTTGGAGAAACAATTAAGATAAAAAGAATAGAACCTGAATTTTCATATATTCATTATCCAGATTATATACCAGAACAAATAAGACAAGATTATGAAGAAGCTTGTAAAATAGTTTCTTTAAGTCCGAAGGCTTCAGCTACTTTATCAAGGCGTTGCTTACAAGGAATGATAAGAGATTTTCATAATATAACAAGGAAAAATTTAGTTGATGAGATAAATGCAATTCAAAATGATTTAGGAATAGATATATTCAATGCACTTCATAATCTACGTTCAATAGGCAATATAGGAGCTCATCCAGAAAGTGATATTAATTTAATAGTTGAAATAGATGAGGGAGAAGCACAAAAATTAATTAAATTTATAGAACTTTTAATGGATAAATGGTATATTAAAAGAGAAGAAGAAAGAAAAATGTTAGAAGAAATAAATCAAATAGCAATAGATAAACAAAATGAGAAAAAAGGAATTCAAAACTAA
- a CDS encoding type II toxin-antitoxin system HicA family toxin, translating to MSSKDLMKLLKKDGWYLDRVNGSHYHFKHKSKKGLVTVPHPRKDLPLKTVESIFRQAGL from the coding sequence ATGAGCTCAAAAGACCTAATGAAATTACTCAAAAAAGATGGTTGGTATCTTGATAGAGTAAATGGAAGTCATTATCATTTTAAGCATAAAAGCAAGAAAGGTTTAGTGACGGTTCCACATCCTAGAAAAGATTTACCTTTGAAAACTGTTGAGAGTATTTTCAGGCAAGCAGGGCTTTAA